Sequence from the Salvia hispanica cultivar TCC Black 2014 unplaced genomic scaffold, UniMelb_Shisp_WGS_1.0 HiC_scaffold_266, whole genome shotgun sequence genome:
GTCAACAGCCGCAAACTTTATGGATTCCAAAAGCAAAAAGGTATTATTGTCATTAATATTTACTCCATTCCTTAgccaaaatagagaaaaagaaataaatcaaaccaaacaaaTTGGACAAGTATTGAAAATTCTATGATCATCAAAAGCTGGAAAATGGATCTTAAATTTATACATGTTACAAACTAGTGTAGCTGATCAATCAAATAGATATTTATTGCTATAATGAATGTAAGAATCACAAAATCATATGTTATATAAGTACAGAATGATATGCTAAATGTCAGTCTCAACATTTTGGAATTGAACTTTTATCTTCTCCAATAACACAAaaggttgaaaaaaaaagaagaacaCTCATCACTAATCATTTAACACACATCACTCCCAAATTCCACAAATTagtgatataaaaatatcaaactatACACGTAATGTATTATTTGATTACATCTCTATATACGCGTATACATATCTAACTCTCCCACCAATTGGGAATCTCAGACAGCTCGTCGAATATAAATTCTTGATCCTCATTTTCTCCGAAGCAACTTGTAATAAATTTTTCGTCGTCATCGTTTACACCAACATCTCCATCGCGATTTTTCTTCAACCGATCATTCAGCTCGTGCAACTAGGGTTGAATTAAGtttagattaattattataatttgataattagaATAAGATATGAAAAGTGATGAAAACCTGGATTTGAAGAGAGTgtttctccttcttcaagtCATCAAACATGATGGAGAGAGCATCGTAGCTGGATTTGAGCTTCGTGAACTCTTGCTCGAGTCGCTTGGATTTCCAACGAGCTCGTTTGTTTTGGAACCATATGGCTACCTGCCGAGGGTGCAGGGAGAGGTCTCTTGCAATCTGCATCTTCTTCGTTGGCTCGAGCTTCGTTTCTTGCTCGAAAATGGACTCTAGGGCTTTGATTTGCTCATTGGTGAACCTTTTTGGATGCTGATtcttgcttttgttttttgttggtGTTTGTTGGGATGATTCCATGTTTATGACGAATGAGTCTTAGACACAATTGAGATAAGATGATATGGTGTAATGTGTATTAAATAGGAGACTCTCGTGAGGTTATGTCTTATGGTTTTTGACGGCTATATAGGTAGgactttattttctaaaatttataatcacgctttttcataataatttacacaaaatctacataattttaaaattcaatagaAAATTAGGTTTGGAAATCTCGTATTATACTATTGGATAGGTGTAGCagtcttgtttttttttttttttt
This genomic interval carries:
- the LOC125198793 gene encoding homeobox-leucine zipper protein ATHB-12-like, which produces MESSQQTPTKNKSKNQHPKRFTNEQIKALESIFEQETKLEPTKKMQIARDLSLHPRQVAIWFQNKRARWKSKRLEQEFTKLKSSYDALSIMFDDLKKEKHSLQIQLHELNDRLKKNRDGDVGVNDDDEKFITSCFGENEDQEFIFDELSEIPNWWES